Proteins from one Solenopsis invicta isolate M01_SB chromosome 11, UNIL_Sinv_3.0, whole genome shotgun sequence genomic window:
- the LOC105200258 gene encoding ATP-binding cassette sub-family G member 4 isoform X2 — translation MINGRERNVSEFRKLSAYIMQDDNLSPLLTVQEAMLIAADLKLGLSHREKSQKIDEVIVAMGLDESRYTITGELSGGERKRLAIALELINNPPIMFLDEPTSGLDSTSSKQCIAFLKQLAQEGRTIICTIHQPSAILFNMLDHLYVIADGNCVYTGGTNNLVPYLSSVGLHCPTHYDPVDFLMEICNGDYGPHTSKMVESIENGKSDIWRSTKTLDENLDKNLDKSKENITSQRVAERLCSFEMEIRQIPHYRANFWKQLGVLSKRNAIKLFRDKVLMLSRILMHFAIGLVVGTLYFKIGQDAAYILDNFNLSYYNIMFLMYSAFSAAMVTIPLELPILKREHFNRWYKVRSYYLAGKLADFLVQFISTFIYTVTVYYMSDQPHESRRLALYTLMCFVISLVGQTAGLIIGCSLKVQNSVIFGPFAIMPFVILSGFFVHTKDVHPYLHWLFDISFCKYAFEGLLMTIYGYDRAKLKCSADYCHFTTPKKFLIELGMDHINYWFNMTILILTCIALDIVAYTVLNLRIKKRI, via the exons ATGATAAATGGACGGGAACGAAATGTATCAGAGTTTCGTAAACTGTCTGCCTACATAATGCAGGACGACAATCTGTCACCACTTTTAACAGTGCAGGAAGCTATGCTCATCGCTGCCGATCTCAAACTCGGATTGAGCCATCGTGAGAAATCACAAAAA ATTGACGAAGTAATAGTAGCGATGGGCCTCGACGAGTCTCGTTATACGATTACTGGCGAACTTAGCggaggagaaagaaaaagactcGCTATCGCACTTGAACTCATCAACAATCCACCAATCATGTTTCTTGATGAACCTACGAG tggTTTAGATAGCACTTCTTCAAAGCAGTGCATAGCATTTTTGAAGCAATTAGCGCAAGAAGGACGAACCATAATCTGCACGATACATCAGCCGAGCGCGATCCTCTTTAACATGCTGGATCATCTTTACGTGATTGCTGACGGCAATTGTGTTTACACGGGCGGCACGAATAATTTGGTGCCGTATCTAAGTAGTGTAGGATTACACTGTCCGACGCATTACGATCCTGTTGATTTCT TGATGGAGATATGCAACGGCGATTACGGTCCTCATACATCCAAGATGGTGGAATCGATCGAGAATGGCAAAAGTGACATATGGAGATCGACGAAAACCTTGGACGAAAATTTGGACAAAAACTTGGACAAAAGCAAAGAAAATATTACCTCACAACGGGTTGCTGAAAGATTATGTTCTTTCGAGATGGAAATCAGACAAATTCCACATTACAGGGCCAATTTTTGGAAGCAACTTGGTGTTCTTAGTAAAAGAaacgcaattaaattatttcgcgATAAG GTCTTAATGCTCTCACGGATCTTAATGCACTTCGCGATTGGTTTAGTCGTTGGCACATTATACTTCAAAATCGGTCAAGATGCTGCTTATATTTtagacaattttaatttatcatattaCAACATTATGTTTCTCATGTATAGTGCGTTTAGTGCTGCAATGGTCACAA TTCCTTTGGAATTACCGATACTAAAACGTGAGCACTTCAATCGTTGGTATAAAGTACGATCGTATTATCTAGCGGGTAAATTGGCCGATTTTCTGGTTCAATTTATTTCCACTTTCATTTATACCGTCACAGTGTATTACATGAGCGATCAGCCTCATGAAAGTAGAAGACTTGCTTTATACACGCTCATGTGCTTCGTTATCAGCTTGGTTGGTCAAACGGCTGGACTCATCATAGGGTGTTCATTAAAGGTCCAG AATAGCGTAATTTTTGGACCGTTTGCAATTATGCCGTTTGTTATCCTCAGTGGCTTCTTCGTGCATACTAAAGATGTGCACCCTTATTTACATTGGCTGTTTGACATATCGTTTTGTAAATATGCTTTCGAAGGACTATTGATGACTATTTATgg CTATGATCGGGCAAAACTGAAGTGTTCAGCGGACTATTGCCATTTCACAACTcctaaaaaatttctcatagaATTGGGCATGGACCATATAAATTATTGGTTTAATATGACAATACTGATATTAACATGCATTGCTCTGGATATTGTAGCATATACTGTATTAAACCTAAGAATCAAGAAACGCATATAA
- the LOC105200258 gene encoding ATP-binding cassette sub-family G member 1 isoform X1 — MRAAKRTRDPQLCADDAQVDRSFYLLFEDISYSVKKGILTKERKRLLRDLNGDFRPGELTAIMGLSGAGKSTLMDILAGFTTTSVTGRIMINGRERNVSEFRKLSAYIMQDDNLSPLLTVQEAMLIAADLKLGLSHREKSQKIDEVIVAMGLDESRYTITGELSGGERKRLAIALELINNPPIMFLDEPTSGLDSTSSKQCIAFLKQLAQEGRTIICTIHQPSAILFNMLDHLYVIADGNCVYTGGTNNLVPYLSSVGLHCPTHYDPVDFLMEICNGDYGPHTSKMVESIENGKSDIWRSTKTLDENLDKNLDKSKENITSQRVAERLCSFEMEIRQIPHYRANFWKQLGVLSKRNAIKLFRDKVLMLSRILMHFAIGLVVGTLYFKIGQDAAYILDNFNLSYYNIMFLMYSAFSAAMVTIPLELPILKREHFNRWYKVRSYYLAGKLADFLVQFISTFIYTVTVYYMSDQPHESRRLALYTLMCFVISLVGQTAGLIIGCSLKVQNSVIFGPFAIMPFVILSGFFVHTKDVHPYLHWLFDISFCKYAFEGLLMTIYGYDRAKLKCSADYCHFTTPKKFLIELGMDHINYWFNMTILILTCIALDIVAYTVLNLRIKKRI; from the exons ATGAGAGCTGCAAAAAGGACGCGCGATCCGCAACTGTGCGCGGACGACGCGCAGGTCGACAGATCGTTCTATCTGCTCTTCGAGGATATATCGTACAGCGTAAAGAAAGGCATTTTGACAAAGG AGAGGAAAAGATTATTGAGGGACCTTAATGGTGATTTTCGGCCAGGCGAACTCACAGCTATTATGGGTCtttccggcgctggaaaatctACACTGATGGATATTCTTGCAGGTTTCAC AACAACTTCGGTCACTGGCAGAATCATGATAAATGGACGGGAACGAAATGTATCAGAGTTTCGTAAACTGTCTGCCTACATAATGCAGGACGACAATCTGTCACCACTTTTAACAGTGCAGGAAGCTATGCTCATCGCTGCCGATCTCAAACTCGGATTGAGCCATCGTGAGAAATCACAAAAA ATTGACGAAGTAATAGTAGCGATGGGCCTCGACGAGTCTCGTTATACGATTACTGGCGAACTTAGCggaggagaaagaaaaagactcGCTATCGCACTTGAACTCATCAACAATCCACCAATCATGTTTCTTGATGAACCTACGAG tggTTTAGATAGCACTTCTTCAAAGCAGTGCATAGCATTTTTGAAGCAATTAGCGCAAGAAGGACGAACCATAATCTGCACGATACATCAGCCGAGCGCGATCCTCTTTAACATGCTGGATCATCTTTACGTGATTGCTGACGGCAATTGTGTTTACACGGGCGGCACGAATAATTTGGTGCCGTATCTAAGTAGTGTAGGATTACACTGTCCGACGCATTACGATCCTGTTGATTTCT TGATGGAGATATGCAACGGCGATTACGGTCCTCATACATCCAAGATGGTGGAATCGATCGAGAATGGCAAAAGTGACATATGGAGATCGACGAAAACCTTGGACGAAAATTTGGACAAAAACTTGGACAAAAGCAAAGAAAATATTACCTCACAACGGGTTGCTGAAAGATTATGTTCTTTCGAGATGGAAATCAGACAAATTCCACATTACAGGGCCAATTTTTGGAAGCAACTTGGTGTTCTTAGTAAAAGAaacgcaattaaattatttcgcgATAAG GTCTTAATGCTCTCACGGATCTTAATGCACTTCGCGATTGGTTTAGTCGTTGGCACATTATACTTCAAAATCGGTCAAGATGCTGCTTATATTTtagacaattttaatttatcatattaCAACATTATGTTTCTCATGTATAGTGCGTTTAGTGCTGCAATGGTCACAA TTCCTTTGGAATTACCGATACTAAAACGTGAGCACTTCAATCGTTGGTATAAAGTACGATCGTATTATCTAGCGGGTAAATTGGCCGATTTTCTGGTTCAATTTATTTCCACTTTCATTTATACCGTCACAGTGTATTACATGAGCGATCAGCCTCATGAAAGTAGAAGACTTGCTTTATACACGCTCATGTGCTTCGTTATCAGCTTGGTTGGTCAAACGGCTGGACTCATCATAGGGTGTTCATTAAAGGTCCAG AATAGCGTAATTTTTGGACCGTTTGCAATTATGCCGTTTGTTATCCTCAGTGGCTTCTTCGTGCATACTAAAGATGTGCACCCTTATTTACATTGGCTGTTTGACATATCGTTTTGTAAATATGCTTTCGAAGGACTATTGATGACTATTTATgg CTATGATCGGGCAAAACTGAAGTGTTCAGCGGACTATTGCCATTTCACAACTcctaaaaaatttctcatagaATTGGGCATGGACCATATAAATTATTGGTTTAATATGACAATACTGATATTAACATGCATTGCTCTGGATATTGTAGCATATACTGTATTAAACCTAAGAATCAAGAAACGCATATAA